A segment of the Rickettsia bellii RML369-C genome:
TAAGACTTACATAATCTTCCTTTTCATATAAAGAAAAATTACCAGGTAAAATCTGCTCAGATAATATTTCATAAGGATTAAGTTCAGGATGTTCTTCTTCCCTCCAACCAAATATTAAACGGACAAATTTTAATAGCAATGTTGCCTCAACATTGTAAGTAGCAAGCCCAATTGATTTAAATGTATCTTGCAATACTTCTCTTCTTCGTATCATCTCATTAATATCAATCGTCAGCGTCGGAATAGTTACGGAAATTAATAACACGACATCTTTGATATTCCCCTCTGCCTTTGCTTTTTGCTCTAAAAATTTTGTTCTTCTACTACTAAGCTCAGCAAAAATTGTCCCTTTTCTATGTAATTGCCAGTTATCTAGATATTCTCTTATATGATCAGAGCCAATCATCAATATTTGAAAACTACTTCCTGCCGGTAAATTCTCATCACTTTTTAAAAATTCAGCTATCTCTCCTTGAGCTTGCAAGCTTGTCCCAACCAGTGGCCAGCCAAGCAGGACAAATCCTACTGAAGCTCTATTAAAAAACAAGCTACTCTCCTCATCATATGATTCATAAACAAAATGTTTAGCTAGTCTTTCCCGAGCAAAATCTTTATCAATTCCTGATATCATTATTATACCTTCCAAAGCATCTAGTAGAGCATATCGATTTAAAATTAGGCTTGTCATTATTATTATTTGGATTAAACATATTCTGATCAGCCATTTTATTTACTTCATATAAAGCTTTACATTTTAGTCCTTGGGGCAGCGGGCAATCAAAATCGCTTCTATATGGCATCAACTTACAATTAGCAACGCTAAAGCTTAACATCGATAACAAAAGCAGATTAATTATTTTATTATTCATTAAAAATTACCCGGATGTTGTTGTTCTGACTGCAAATCAATATCCGTCATCTCATAATCATCATTATCCCGAGTAAAACGTTCTTGCAATTTAGTTTTTGCCTTAGTAAAACTTGTCACTTTATTCCCGGCATAATTTTGATAATTACTACATTTTGCTTCCTTTTGCGAATAATCAGTAGTAGTTGGTGGTAGTACTCTATCTACTTTAGCAGCTTCTTTATTCTCTCTTAAATTAAAACCTTTTCTAAATACAACATCTATTACTCTACCTGAAGTGACAACAATTACCGGACTCATACTTTCTGCTCGTTTAATTGCAAAATCAGCAAGCTTTTCTAAAGCATTACCGGTACCGGAATAAACACCGGCTTTAAGAGAGTCAGCAGCTTTTAAGGCATTTTGCTGACCGGTAATCGGTGACACCGGAAATATGCCATTGCTTGCCTGGTTCTGAAAAAATTGTGCTATCCCGCCAAGTACGCCGTTAAGCACCGCCATCCTTGCTACATCTGATGATCTATCAACAACTATCCCTTTAATTCCAGGTCTACCATCTTCTCCTATTAACCATCCTTCTACCGGTTTTTCAATGATCTCTCCATTACTATTTAGTAAAGATACCGTCTCTAACCGGCATTTAGCCCGCTCCGATGATATATCCCCGCTGCAAGAACCAATTAAAATTGCTTCTTTGATTTGCTCCGTTTTATAGCCTTTAGAAAAAATAGCTGTATCAACAAGCCTTATCATTATGGGCTCAGGCGAAGCTGCATTATTAGTGCCAGTTCCAACCACCACACCAGTAAGCAGCACCCCCCGTGCAAAGCTACCAGTAGTAATATAATCTTTAAAATCTTTTTTGAGTTCCACATCAGCTCTTTTTACGTAACCAAGTAATCTTTTTACTGGAGCAGTAGGAGCAGCAGCAATGCTTTGCTCAAA
Coding sequences within it:
- a CDS encoding TraB/VirB10 family protein — protein: MDQEFNKQEELQSTVEDHKLPSTFSKRLSELIEIIKNRPLVTLACIGVIMVLVFYEFAENEVKTSRGLQEDRQSREISGIEQAIDPRAKWTAEILNEVKNMQNHLEKLIENKYLETKTKIDDFSQKLESLEKPLKETILYDGNDFNNDQKIEDLLDNNFEQSIAAAPTAPVKRLLGYVKRADVELKKDFKDYITTGSFARGVLLTGVVVGTGTNNAASPEPIMIRLVDTAIFSKGYKTEQIKEAILIGSCSGDISSERAKCRLETVSLLNSNGEIIEKPVEGWLIGEDGRPGIKGIVVDRSSDVARMAVLNGVLGGIAQFFQNQASNGIFPVSPITGQQNALKAADSLKAGVYSGTGNALEKLADFAIKRAESMSPVIVVTSGRVIDVVFRKGFNLRENKEAAKVDRVLPPTTTDYSQKEAKCSNYQNYAGNKVTSFTKAKTKLQERFTRDNDDYEMTDIDLQSEQQHPGNF